A single genomic interval of Malania oleifera isolate guangnan ecotype guangnan chromosome 11, ASM2987363v1, whole genome shotgun sequence harbors:
- the LOC131168344 gene encoding thioredoxin-like 3-3, whose translation MEGGIGWSYKENQPGKGLEDTGLSLPINHHGNLKSASSDHDLTDIFQKIRSSKTSAVINYGASWCRVCNQILPAFCQLSNSFPKLSFIYADIDECPETTQHIRYTPTFHFYRDGERVDEMFGAGEERLHDRLWLHS comes from the exons ATGGAAGGTGGCATTGGTTGGAGCTACAAAGAAAATCAGCCAGGGAAGGGATTAGAAGACACAGGGCTGAGTCTGCCAATCAATCACCATGGTAACTTGAAGAGCGCCTCCAGCGATCACGACCTAACTGACATTTTTCAAAAGATCAGATCTTCTAAAACTTCT GCAGTTATCAACTATGGCGCATCTTG GTGTCGTGTATGCAACCAGATCCTCCCTGCATTTTGCCAGTTGAGCAACAGTTTCCCTAAGCTTTCCTTCATATATGCTGATATTGATGAATGCCCAGAGACAACTCAGCACATTCGTTACACACCTACTTTTCATTTCTACCGAGATGGCGAAAGAGTAGATGAGATGTTTGGTGCTGGAGAAGAACGTCTGCATGATCGTTTATGGTTGCACTCTTGA